Within the Streptomyces sp. NBC_00554 genome, the region CGGAGGAGCCGCGATCGGGCTGCTCGGACCGGTGATGACCGTGGTGGCCAACGCCGTCAGCTTCCTGCTCTCGGCCGCGGGGATCCGTGCGATCGACGGCGAGGAACCGCGCCCCGTGCGCACCGGCGCACCCCCGCGGCTGCGGGCCGGTGACCTGCTCGACGGGTGGCGTTACATCCTGGCCGACCCGGCGCTGCGCCCGCTGTTCTTCAACACGGTGCTGTTCAACAGCCTGCTCATGGCGACCTCACCAGTGCTCGCCGTCCTCATGCTCGGCCACCTCGGCTTCGCGCCCTGGCAGTACGGACTCGCCTTCGCGGTGCCCTGCGTCGGAGGCCTGATCGGCTCCCGGCTGGCCCGCCCGCTCGTCGCCCGGTTCGGACAGCACAAGATCCTGCTCACCGCGGGTGCCCTGCGGGCGTGCTGGTTGCCCGGGCTGGCCTTCATCCGCCCCGGCACCGCCGGGCTCCTGCTCGTCATGGGAGTCGAGCTCGGGCTGATCACCTGCTGCGGCGTCTTCAACCCGGTGTACGCCACCTACCGGCTCGACCGGACCCCGATCGACCGCGTTGCCCGCACCCTGTCCGCGTGGTCGGTCACCGGCAAAGCCGCCACCGCGGCCATGACCGGCCTGTGGGGGCTGCTCGCAGCTGTCACCGGCCCCCGCACCGCGATCGCGATCGCCGGGCTCCTCATCCTCGTAACCCCGCTCTTTCTCCTCAGGATCCGCGAGGCGCCACTGAAGGCTGTCGATCCGGGTGTTTCTTGTTCGACGTAGAAGTGAGAGCAGGAAACGACGGACGAAGGAGTACGACCATGCCGAAGCTGCGCGTACACAACATCACGATCTCGCTGGACGGCTACGCCGCCGGCCACGACCAGCGACTGGAGTACCCGCTGGGCGAGGGCTTCTCCGAGGACATGCACGCATGGATGTTCGCCGCGATGCGCGACCTCGCCGAGGGGAAGACGGGGATCGACGTCGACCACGTCGCCCGCAGTGAGGAGAACATCGGGGCCACCATCATGGGGCGCAACATGTTCGGGCCCCAGCGGGGACCGTGGCCGGACGAGACCTGGCGCGGGTGGTGGGGCGAGAACCCGCCGTACCACAACGACGTGTTCGTGCACACGCACCACCTGCGGCCCGCGCTGGTGATGGAGGGCGGGACCACGTTCCACTTCACCGACGAGCCCGTCGAGAAGGTGTTGGAGCGGGCGTTCGAGGCCGCGGCGGGCAAGGATGTGCGGATCGGCGGAGGGGCGGCCACCGTTCAGCAGTATCTGCGCGCCGGTCTGATCGACGAGCTGCACTTCGCCATCTTCCCGAATCTCCTCGGGAGGGGTGAGCGTCTGTTCGACAACCTGGGGGACGGGGTCGACGGCTACCGGGTCGCGGAGCTGGTCAGCTCGCCGGCCGTCACGCACGCCGTGCTGGTGCGTCGCTGACGAGCTCCCACGGAGTCCGGTCGCCCGGGTCGGGGTAGAGGAACGCGATCGGGGCCTCGATCAGGACCCGGGTGCGCCCGCCCGCAAGCCGTCCATGACCAGGTCGAGGAGCCGCCGGGCGCGCGGCTGCCACTCTCCGTGCGGGTCGATCTGCCAGAGGCCGGCGATGGCGAGCACGAAGTCGTCGGGGGTGACTCCCGGGCGGATGGTGCCCGCTTCCTCGTTCGCCTTGAGCAGGAGTGTGACGGCCGAGGTCACCGGGCCGTACCCCAGCTTGGTCAGGGTGCCGTGCGGCGCGCCGGTGGTCTTGCGCAACGCGTCGGCCAGGCCGGCCTTCGCCATGGCGTACTGGGCGAGGCGGTCCATCCACTCCCGCAGGGCCCGGTCGGGAGCGCGGGTCTCCAGCAGCTGGACCGCGGTGTCGGCGACCTGCTGCATCTCGTAGCGGTAC harbors:
- a CDS encoding MFS transporter; the protein is MGARRSLGRNFGWLWAAYAVSTCGTWLAFDAFPLIAILVLHAGPTQVSALAAVGLAVGAAVAVPLGPWVEFRRKRPVMVGMDLARFAALLTIPAAFALGLLSFVQLLVVSVVVAAADLTFTAASGAYLKSLVPRQDLLVANGRFESTNWTASMVGPPLGGAAIGLLGPVMTVVANAVSFLLSAAGIRAIDGEEPRPVRTGAPPRLRAGDLLDGWRYILADPALRPLFFNTVLFNSLLMATSPVLAVLMLGHLGFAPWQYGLAFAVPCVGGLIGSRLARPLVARFGQHKILLTAGALRACWLPGLAFIRPGTAGLLLVMGVELGLITCCGVFNPVYATYRLDRTPIDRVARTLSAWSVTGKAATAAMTGLWGLLAAVTGPRTAIAIAGLLILVTPLFLLRIREAPLKAVDPGVSCST
- a CDS encoding TetR/AcrR family transcriptional regulator, whose protein sequence is MRPDEDTNDTDTNDKGSPLRSDAQRNRERILEVALTELTRSADAPLSAIAKMAGVGQGTFYRNFPNREALVLEVYRYEMQQVADTAVQLLETRAPDRALREWMDRLAQYAMAKAGLADALRKTTGAPHGTLTKLGYGPVTSAVTLLLKANEEAGTIRPGVTPDDFVLAIAGLWQIDPHGEWQPRARRLLDLVMDGLRAGAPGS
- a CDS encoding dihydrofolate reductase family protein, encoding MPKLRVHNITISLDGYAAGHDQRLEYPLGEGFSEDMHAWMFAAMRDLAEGKTGIDVDHVARSEENIGATIMGRNMFGPQRGPWPDETWRGWWGENPPYHNDVFVHTHHLRPALVMEGGTTFHFTDEPVEKVLERAFEAAAGKDVRIGGGAATVQQYLRAGLIDELHFAIFPNLLGRGERLFDNLGDGVDGYRVAELVSSPAVTHAVLVRR